The stretch of DNA GGAAGGAGGTTAGTTGATCGCGCCCAGTATAATGACTGAGAAGGGCTTAGGGAAGTCGTAAAACTTCCGGGGGTTCACGGTGCTGTTGAGCGATGCTCATGTAGTTGGAAAACAACCACTTCTCTTCTTGGGAGCCGTCTTGCAGCGTGGTCTTAACTTTCCACGCCATTTGTCCGATTCCCAGTTCTCCCACAGCGGCCCGACTTTCTTCCGTTTGATTGCTGGCGGTGTAAGGGCCTATGAACTCGGTGCTGCGTCCATCGTCTTCTCCAAAAAAGCGTACAACGGCGTCTTCATCTCCTTCTTCTTGGGCCACCATCAGTATAGTGTTGGGCGTGTTGTTCACGAACTTCAAGTCTTGTTCGCCGGGGAACACGGTTGCGTCAATCCCGTCTCCATAATCCTCATAATAAATAATGTAGAGACTGTGGTTGCGTTGCTCGGTGATTTCCAGGCCCGCGTCCAACGCGGCACGATAAATGGTGGTGGAGATTTGGCAGACGCCACCCGCGGGCGCTCGCTCCAACTGGGTGCCTTTAAAAATGGTGTAGGCCTGCTTCCATCCTCCATATTCAATGGGCCCGAGCCATTCAACATAAGAAAATTCGGCTCCCGGTGGGATAAGGATGGCGTTGAATTTTTCGTTCAGCGCTTTGCGAACATTGAAAGCACGATCCGGTGACGAGCCACTGAATTTGGAACGGCCCTGTGCTAAAAGCTCCAGAGGACCCAGGTCTTTGCCCGTTTGATTGATGATTTTTCCCTCCACTTTTCTCAGCACGGCGGTGCTTTCATTTTCTCCTTTTTGGAGAGCGGCCTCAATCATTTGTTCCGTGAGGTTCTGCACTACTTCTCGTCCATCCACGATTTTTCCCTCAAATTCCGCACGGCTGACCTTTGTTTCATCAGCGCTCAGGAGCGTCATGTTTTCTGCGGGCTCCGCCACCTGCGCGTTGAGCGAATCGATCATAAAGTCCATGAACTCCGTGGAAAAGTTCAGCCCTGTGCCTTGCTCTGTTTTTGTGAGGATGATGTCTTTGCTCTGAGCGGGGAAGGCGTAAGATGCTTCATCCACTTTAATGTGAAAGCCTTCGGTGAGTAGTTCTTGAATGAGTGATTCTTGGCTTTTCAAATCCTCTGTTTGAATGGGGGTGTGTTCCTCTTCTATGGAAAGAAGACTCACAAAGGCCTCGTTGAAAGCGGGGAAGGAGGGTGAAATCTCTTCTTGGCCACTTCCCTTCACACTTGTACCAAAGAAAAGCACGGTTAGGAGGACAAGGCTCAAGGATGCGGAAAAAAGTTGTTT from Candidatus Gracilibacteria bacterium encodes:
- a CDS encoding VanW family protein; protein product: MQKQLFSASLSLVLLTVLFFGTSVKGSGQEEISPSFPAFNEAFVSLLSIEEEHTPIQTEDLKSQESLIQELLTEGFHIKVDEASYAFPAQSKDIILTKTEQGTGLNFSTEFMDFMIDSLNAQVAEPAENMTLLSADETKVSRAEFEGKIVDGREVVQNLTEQMIEAALQKGENESTAVLRKVEGKIINQTGKDLGPLELLAQGRSKFSGSSPDRAFNVRKALNEKFNAILIPPGAEFSYVEWLGPIEYGGWKQAYTIFKGTQLERAPAGGVCQISTTIYRAALDAGLEITEQRNHSLYIIYYEDYGDGIDATVFPGEQDLKFVNNTPNTILMVAQEEGDEDAVVRFFGEDDGRSTEFIGPYTASNQTEESRAAVGELGIGQMAWKVKTTLQDGSQEEKWLFSNYMSIAQQHREPPEVLRLP